The genomic stretch CACTCTTTGTCTTCTGGCCCACCACGTACGACTGGTTGGTTCATGCGAGCCACGCGATCTCGGAGGGCCTGGGCGTCGTCGAGCCGTCCATGCGTCGCATAGAGCGCCTCCAGCCGGCCGGCCTGCTGCTGCAGGTTCCTGGCCAGGTGGGCGTCGGCCATGGGCTGGGACCCCACCGCATCGATCAACGCGGCCACGGCCCGCTCTTGCGCGGAGATCGCCTGGTCGGGTCGGCCGAGCCGGGCATGCATTTCTGCCAGGACGCTCCACGTCGTCGAGAGGCGAGCGTGCACCGCCGTGCGACCGGGGTCCTGCCTCGCCAGCGCCTCGAGCATCTGCGCGGCAGCAATCAAGAGCTCTTGAGCCCGCGCGTCGTCGTGCTCGCAATAGATCCGGCCAAGCTTGAGACGGGCCACCGCCGCGTTGAAGCGGGACAGGTACCGGCCTGGATCGATGCGGAGCAGGTCGTCCGCGAGTTCGAGGCGCTCCTCGGCCATCACGAGCCACGGGGCGCGGTCCGACCACTCGGCCGGAATCCCGTCGTGGCTGACCGGCTGGCTGAAGCGGTCCAGGCTCCAGCTGAGATCGTCCAGCAACCCGACATGCCGAGGAAAGCGCGTGCGGGCATCGCGATGCAGCTCGAGCGCCTGCCGATAGGCCTCGGTGGCGTCGTCGTACGACTTCATCTGTGCGAGGCAATCGCCGTACACCACCAGTGCCAGCCCGAGATGACGGATCTCCTCCACGGGTGCGATTTCCGGCCGGATGTCGGCGCGCATCGAGCCGACGGCGTCAAGGGCGAGCGACGCCGCGCCGTCGAGGTCACCTCGGGCGAGCGAGATCCGGGCGCGCTCCGTACCAACGCGGGCCAGCAGCACGCGCAGGTCCCGGTCATCGGGGGCAAGGAGGAGCATCGAGCGGAGCTGCGAGTCCAGGCGAGTCGCCATCTCGGCCCGCTGCTCGAGCGTGCCGGCGTAGCGACCCAGGATCCTCACGCTGCCATCGAGCGTCTCGGTGAGCAGCGACTTCTGCAATTCCAGCACGCTGGAGCGATCACGGAGGGCCTGGGCCTGAGCCAACGATCGCTCCACCGCGATGCCCGCCGCGATGCACAGGCCTGCCGTGCCCACGAAGACGGCAAGGGCGTGGCGTGGGTGTCGGCGAACGGTGCGCGCCAGAAGCTCCAGAACCGATGGACGCCTGGCCGAGACGCCATGACCGGCCAGCAACGACTCCAGGTCCTCGGCCATCGCACCGGCGGACGAATATCGACGCGCCGCATCTTGTTCCACGGCCTTGGCGACAATCGCCGCGATGTCTCGGCCCTGGCGGAGCAGCCATTGATCTTCGATCTTGTTCAGCACACGCTCCAGCACCCGCCCGAGCGCGAAGATGTCGCTGCGCGTGTCGGCCGGGGCGCCCTCGAACTGCTCGGGGGCGATGTAGCCCAGGCTGCCCAGCAGCGCCCCCGGCTGGGTGAGCGTGGGCGCAGCCTGCCCATCCTCGCCGATGATCCTGGCGATGCCCAGGTCCAGGATCTTGGGTTGCGGATCCTCAGGCGTCCCGGCCACGAGGATATTCGTGGGCTTGAGATCCCGGTGGATCACGCCACGCTGGTGCATGTGCTCGACGGCGCGGCAGACAAGGGCGAGCATCCGGATGCGCACACGCGCCGGAGCCATCGTCGCCGTGCACCACTGGTCGATCGACTCTCCGGCGACGTACTCGGTCGCGATAAATGGCCGCCCGTCGTCGGTCTGGCCGGCCTCCAACACCGTGGCGATGTTGGGGTGGCTGAGCGCCGCCAGGGCCTGGGCCTCGCGGGCCATGCGCTCCACCGTGCTGGGCCGCACCTGGCTGGGCCGTAGCACCTTAATGGCCACATCCCGCTCGACCGGTTGACGCTGCCGAGCCAGGTACACGTCACCGTTGGCCCCAAAGCCAAGCGGACGCAGCACCTCGTAGCGTCCGCCCAATCCCGGCGCGTGCGAGGGCATGGCGTCGATTGCCGCGTGGCCGTCCATGAGTTCAACATCGAGGTCCAGCAGCGGCGTGTCGAGCGTCTGGGCCTCACCGGACGCCTCGGCGTCGAGCATACGGCGGAGCATCCGCGCAGCGCCCGCATCGCTCTGCTCCAGTTCGTTCAGCCACCGGTCGCGCTCGTGCGGCGCAGCATCGCACAGTTCGGCGAACCGGTCGATCAGATCGGCGAGGTCGGTCGCGGCCGACATGCTTGGCTGGCCAGAGCGTTGGGAATCGGCCATGGCTCATTACCTCGAGCCGGCGTCGGCCAGCTCGGTGGCCAGCCACGCCCGGGCGGCCCGCCAGTAGTTTGACACGCTGCGAGGGCTGACACCCAGCACGCTGGCGATGGCGACGTCGTTCATATGTCCGAAGTAGCGCATTCTGGCGACCCGGGCCGAAAGGGGGTGCTCGATTTCCAGTTTCGCCAGCAGTTCGGCGACGAGCGTGGCCCGCTGGGCGGCGATCGCCTCCTCGCGATCGCCCGGGATGTCTCGGCCATCCAACGGGGCCGGCATCATGCCCCCACCACGCTTGAGCGCGTTCTTGCGTCGGGCGTGGTCGATCA from Phycisphaerales bacterium encodes the following:
- a CDS encoding ECF-type sigma factor, producing MAAGQLEPALADLRRIAAAAMVGERGNHTLQPTALVNEFYLKLAASKGYDELRFPSKDHLLAYASEAIANILIDHARRKNALKRGGGMMPAPLDGRDIPGDREEAIAAQRATLVAELLAKLEIEHPLSARVARMRYFGHMNDVAIASVLGVSPRSVSNYWRAARAWLATELADAGSR
- a CDS encoding serine/threonine-protein kinase, which translates into the protein MADSQRSGQPSMSAATDLADLIDRFAELCDAAPHERDRWLNELEQSDAGAARMLRRMLDAEASGEAQTLDTPLLDLDVELMDGHAAIDAMPSHAPGLGGRYEVLRPLGFGANGDVYLARQRQPVERDVAIKVLRPSQVRPSTVERMAREAQALAALSHPNIATVLEAGQTDDGRPFIATEYVAGESIDQWCTATMAPARVRIRMLALVCRAVEHMHQRGVIHRDLKPTNILVAGTPEDPQPKILDLGIARIIGEDGQAAPTLTQPGALLGSLGYIAPEQFEGAPADTRSDIFALGRVLERVLNKIEDQWLLRQGRDIAAIVAKAVEQDAARRYSSAGAMAEDLESLLAGHGVSARRPSVLELLARTVRRHPRHALAVFVGTAGLCIAAGIAVERSLAQAQALRDRSSVLELQKSLLTETLDGSVRILGRYAGTLEQRAEMATRLDSQLRSMLLLAPDDRDLRVLLARVGTERARISLARGDLDGAASLALDAVGSMRADIRPEIAPVEEIRHLGLALVVYGDCLAQMKSYDDATEAYRQALELHRDARTRFPRHVGLLDDLSWSLDRFSQPVSHDGIPAEWSDRAPWLVMAEERLELADDLLRIDPGRYLSRFNAAVARLKLGRIYCEHDDARAQELLIAAAQMLEALARQDPGRTAVHARLSTTWSVLAEMHARLGRPDQAISAQERAVAALIDAVGSQPMADAHLARNLQQQAGRLEALYATHGRLDDAQALRDRVARMNQPVVRGGPEDKE